The genomic window CTGATCGATATCTGCCTGCCGACCGCACTGCACGCAGAGCACGCGTTGCGCGGTGTGGCGGCGGGCAAGCACGTGCTCTGTGAGCTTCCGCTGGCCTTGACGATGGCCGACGCCCAACGGGTCACCGCGGCGGCGGAAGCCGGTGACCGCCAAGTGTTCGTGGACATGTTCGACCGGTTCGGCCCGGCCAACCGAATCCTGTTCGACGCGGTCCAGGCGGACACCTACGGGACGCTGCTGGAGCTGGAACTCGAACTGCACACCGCGCTGCGCTGGCCGGGCTACGACCTCGGATTGGACTCCATCGCCCTGGATGTCATGCACGGCGACCTCGACATCGTCAGCCAAGTGCTCGGCGTCCCCGAATCGGTGTCTACCACCGCAGTCCCTGGCGGACAACGTGGTTCGGCCGCCCACGCGACCCTCACCTACCCGCACGCGGTGGCTCGGGTGAGCGCGTCGTCACTGATGCCCGACCCCTACGGCACGCGCGGCGGCTACCGTGCCACCTTCACCGACGGCATCCTCGAACACCACTTCGGCGATGGGGAGGATTCGACCGTTGTCGAGTACACCTCCGCTGGGCGTCGCGCCCTCGCCGCCGAGGGACCGGACACCTACACCGCGATGATCGAGCACGTGCTGACCTGCCTGCGTGGCGAGACCGAAAACCGCATCGCCCTGTCGAGCGTGCTCGACGCACTCGCGGTCACCCTCGACATCCATCAGGCAATCCAGCACGAGTCGCGATGAATCTCCATTGAGGTTGTCCCGCCACCCAATTGCAGCCGAGCCACTGCTCGGTGGCGGGACTGAACATCGGTGGTACAGCGGGCGAACTGTGGCGGTAGGAGGTGTCACCGCGGGTGCGGGTCTCATAGTTTTCATTCCGTGTGGAAATGTCTGCTCTGTCTGTTCATCACCCTGACGGTGATCACCGTTCCCGGTCCGGCTCACGCGGCGGCGGGTGAATCAGCCGAAGCACGCGGCGCGGTCTTCGTCGACGAAAACGGCAACGGTGTGCGCGATGGTGGTGAGCGGGGGCTGCCGGGCGTATCGGTCACCGACGGATCGGCCTGGGCGACGACCGGCGCGGACGGCGATTACCGCCTGCGGATC from Nocardia iowensis includes these protein-coding regions:
- a CDS encoding Gfo/Idh/MocA family protein, with amino-acid sequence MKIALLGTGFGQAHAQVYAARGDVEVVVFGRTPAALERIHDSYGFPTTTDLDSLYDDPTIDLIDICLPTALHAEHALRGVAAGKHVLCELPLALTMADAQRVTAAAEAGDRQVFVDMFDRFGPANRILFDAVQADTYGTLLELELELHTALRWPGYDLGLDSIALDVMHGDLDIVSQVLGVPESVSTTAVPGGQRGSAAHATLTYPHAVARVSASSLMPDPYGTRGGYRATFTDGILEHHFGDGEDSTVVEYTSAGRRALAAEGPDTYTAMIEHVLTCLRGETENRIALSSVLDALAVTLDIHQAIQHESR